In Marinomonas posidonica IVIA-Po-181, a single window of DNA contains:
- a CDS encoding IS3 family transposase, which produces MKIKRKVYSTREEAKGEIFNFIAMFYNPIERHSHTGGASPAKFEEHYFFEITTV; this is translated from the coding sequence TTGAAAATAAAACGAAAGGTCTACTCGACACGAGAAGAAGCGAAAGGTGAGATATTTAATTTTATTGCGATGTTCTACAATCCGATAGAACGTCATTCGCATACAGGTGGTGCGTCACCTGCAAAGTTCGAAGAACACTATTTTTTCGAAATAACCACTGTCTAG
- a CDS encoding HD domain-containing phosphohydrolase, with protein MSEIKTYTIMVVDDIADNINVLSNLLRPFYKVKAATSGKKALSIASTSPPDLILLDVMMPEMDGYEVCRQLKQNIATQKIPVIFVTAKTEVEDETLGLEVGGVDYISKPIQPAIVLQRIKTHLALYDQAKHLAWLVHEKTRELQESRLEIIKILGRAAEYKDNETGMHVVRMSHYSRLLAQAADMPKDWTELLFTAAPMHDVGKIGIPDNVLGKPGKLDPDEWELMQQHVNFGVDIIGEQRAPLLKMAKTVAATHHEKWDGSGYPNGLAEEDIPIEGRIVALADVFDALTSERPYKKAWSVEQTMDLIVEQKGKHFDPTLVELFEKILPEILVIKQEFSEPEEN; from the coding sequence ATGTCCGAAATAAAGACTTATACCATCATGGTCGTTGACGATATTGCTGATAACATTAACGTATTGAGTAACCTGCTACGCCCCTTTTATAAGGTGAAGGCTGCAACCAGTGGAAAAAAAGCATTATCCATTGCTAGCACATCGCCACCTGATTTGATTTTGTTAGACGTGATGATGCCTGAAATGGATGGCTATGAAGTTTGTCGTCAACTTAAACAAAATATAGCGACCCAAAAAATCCCCGTGATTTTCGTCACAGCTAAAACAGAAGTAGAAGATGAAACACTAGGGCTAGAAGTTGGTGGCGTGGACTACATTTCCAAACCCATCCAACCAGCGATCGTTTTACAACGAATTAAAACTCATCTCGCTCTATATGATCAAGCCAAGCATTTAGCATGGCTGGTTCATGAAAAAACTCGAGAACTACAAGAAAGTCGTTTGGAAATCATCAAAATACTCGGTAGAGCTGCCGAGTACAAAGACAACGAAACAGGCATGCATGTCGTGCGAATGAGCCACTATTCTCGCTTATTAGCCCAGGCAGCAGACATGCCTAAAGATTGGACCGAATTATTATTTACCGCGGCACCTATGCATGATGTTGGAAAAATTGGCATCCCAGACAATGTATTGGGCAAACCTGGAAAGTTGGATCCTGACGAATGGGAATTGATGCAACAGCACGTTAACTTTGGTGTGGATATTATTGGAGAGCAAAGGGCTCCTCTTCTGAAAATGGCAAAAACCGTAGCCGCAACGCACCATGAAAAATGGGATGGTAGCGGTTATCCTAACGGCTTAGCAGAAGAAGACATCCCCATTGAAGGGCGTATTGTCGCCCTTGCCGATGTCTTCGATGCCCTAACCAGTGAAAGACCTTATAAGAAAGCATGGAGCGTCGAGCAAACCATGGATTTAATCGTAGAACAAAAAGGCAAGCACTTTGACCCAACTCTGGTAGAGCTATTTGAAAAAATCCTGCCAGAAATACTCGTTATTAAACAAGAATTTTCTGAACCCGAAGAGAACTAA
- a CDS encoding response regulator: MRKLLKKMTMRLQITLFSILLISISLTAFLSINNRVLESVLSYTMGHRQLLEKPMILINQMSTDFGHTSIKVLEDILGELNDVLDGRVNNNTYLKHDIDDALKHYPHILSILAFGADGEILKNSIRPQPNMRIADSQSLLLDSDLPITPGPHLYTHYQENDLGGVYYILRLTRDERGHIERGVQIMLHMQPILELVNELSVMPKQIYLLDNDNRVMLASKHDAKIGEVFFGSDLYPKLENIHQVKLDTEDSMALSSNLMHEGAFSILGTLYEAYKSIISSRATPQDEFEKKPKLILPDFMDDMNFKKPDEVVLADRSFLGYFDSKNGQKDITGITRFTPFGNKEYGEWQIVAIAPEEALISHLKLINYMLIIAGFIVAIVTVFLSILVSRIIYIPIELLALRIQEIAEGKLSTDKLPYDHSKELYELNRNMQQMSLSLIAYRDEMQEQVDQQTNDIEHARQEAELANKMKSDFLSNMSHEIRTPMNAILGMSHLALQGELNRKQRNYVEKVHRSAESLLGIINDILDFSKIEAGKMELEQTDFNLEDVLIHLSNLLSLKAEDQELELLFDIAEDVPLTLIGDPIRLGQILTNLGNNALKFTEEGEVVIHAKVLKRWNDDEHKEWVQLQFSVQDTGIGMTPEQQQRLFKTYSQADSSTTRKYGGTGLGLSISKNLTELMEGQIWVESEQGSGSCFKFTINIMVNQEEPEKSIENASVLQGKRALVVDDRNSAREILLSILQRFGLSTDSAKNGKEALTKIMEADKQNAPYQIVFMDWKMPIMNGLDCIRTFQSIPLSIQPKTILITAVGKDELDDQIKDLNLHGAITKPVNASILLNLVMSAFGHQLSYKGRRVKRRDSERQIAQQLAGKHILLVEDNEINQELASDLLTDVKINVTVANHGQEALDLLNSSQAFDCVLMDVQMPIMDGYTATHEIRKLPRFSNLPIIAMTANAMKEDLDAALDSGMNAHLTKPIQVAEMYKTLAHWMKTDSDSLVTTDTTTESNIAEKSLSSLINTPEHTPNILPDTLYGIDIALGLKTTNQNKNLYHKILVKFRNTQQQFENEFVKAKSADDKELMTRLAHTLKGLAGNIGAKHLQTLTDILEKGSPHQWNIKMESCFTESIAELGLIISDLQKLDTMTNTRSTSSKRAISATELAALLQQLEQELKDDDTAATDTLEPLLDTPFDDKAKRILKELANNIDEYDFDKALENLRQFSEAVKS, from the coding sequence ATGAGAAAATTGCTAAAAAAAATGACAATGCGGTTACAAATCACGCTCTTTAGTATTTTGTTAATCAGCATTTCTCTAACGGCATTTCTCAGTATTAATAACCGAGTCTTAGAAAGTGTCCTCAGCTATACCATGGGACATAGACAACTACTTGAAAAGCCAATGATCCTCATTAATCAAATGAGTACAGATTTTGGTCACACCAGCATAAAAGTACTAGAAGATATTTTAGGAGAACTTAATGATGTATTGGATGGTCGAGTCAACAACAATACGTATTTAAAGCATGATATAGATGATGCACTGAAACATTACCCTCACATTCTGAGCATTCTCGCTTTTGGAGCAGATGGAGAAATTCTAAAAAATTCCATCAGACCACAGCCAAATATGAGAATAGCGGACAGCCAAAGCCTTTTATTGGATTCTGACTTACCAATAACCCCCGGTCCACACCTTTATACTCACTATCAAGAAAACGATCTTGGCGGGGTTTATTACATTTTACGTTTAACTCGTGACGAACGCGGACATATTGAACGTGGTGTACAGATCATGCTGCATATGCAGCCAATTCTTGAGCTTGTCAATGAGCTATCAGTCATGCCTAAACAAATCTACTTATTAGACAATGATAATCGAGTTATGTTGGCATCAAAACATGATGCAAAGATCGGAGAAGTATTTTTTGGTTCAGACTTATACCCAAAGTTAGAAAATATACATCAGGTTAAATTAGACACTGAAGACTCCATGGCGTTATCTAGCAACTTGATGCATGAAGGCGCTTTTTCCATTTTAGGAACCTTGTATGAAGCCTATAAATCGATCATTTCTTCTCGTGCCACGCCTCAAGATGAATTTGAGAAGAAACCAAAGCTCATTCTACCCGATTTCATGGACGACATGAATTTCAAAAAACCAGATGAAGTAGTGCTGGCTGATCGTTCTTTTCTAGGATACTTTGATTCGAAAAATGGTCAAAAAGACATTACCGGAATCACCCGTTTTACCCCGTTTGGAAATAAGGAATATGGTGAATGGCAAATTGTTGCTATTGCGCCTGAAGAAGCCCTCATCAGTCACTTAAAACTCATTAACTATATGCTGATCATCGCTGGATTCATTGTCGCAATTGTGACTGTCTTTTTGAGCATATTGGTTTCCAGAATTATCTATATTCCTATTGAACTTTTGGCCTTGAGGATACAAGAAATAGCAGAAGGTAAACTCTCAACGGATAAGTTACCCTACGACCATTCAAAAGAGCTGTATGAACTAAACCGAAATATGCAGCAAATGAGCCTATCTCTCATTGCTTATCGAGATGAAATGCAGGAACAAGTCGATCAGCAAACTAACGATATAGAGCATGCTCGCCAAGAGGCCGAACTGGCCAATAAAATGAAATCGGATTTCCTATCCAATATGTCCCATGAGATACGTACACCAATGAACGCGATATTGGGTATGAGTCACCTTGCGCTTCAGGGAGAACTCAATCGGAAGCAACGTAACTATGTCGAAAAAGTACATCGCTCGGCAGAGTCCTTATTAGGCATTATTAACGACATCCTAGATTTTTCTAAAATTGAAGCAGGTAAAATGGAGCTTGAGCAAACCGATTTCAATTTGGAAGACGTGCTTATTCACCTTAGCAACCTTTTAAGCTTAAAAGCCGAAGACCAAGAACTTGAGCTACTATTTGATATTGCAGAAGATGTCCCACTCACACTTATAGGTGACCCAATACGCCTAGGGCAAATTTTAACTAATTTAGGAAACAATGCTTTAAAGTTCACAGAAGAAGGAGAAGTTGTCATTCATGCGAAGGTACTAAAGCGTTGGAATGACGACGAACATAAAGAATGGGTTCAACTGCAATTTTCTGTGCAAGACACAGGAATAGGTATGACCCCAGAACAGCAACAAAGGTTATTTAAAACCTATAGCCAAGCAGACAGCTCTACAACACGTAAATATGGGGGCACTGGACTCGGTTTATCAATTTCAAAGAACCTCACAGAGCTAATGGAAGGCCAAATATGGGTTGAGTCAGAGCAAGGTTCAGGCAGCTGTTTTAAATTCACTATAAATATAATGGTTAACCAAGAAGAACCAGAAAAAAGCATCGAAAATGCCAGTGTTTTACAAGGTAAACGTGCCCTTGTTGTTGATGATAGAAACAGTGCTAGAGAAATTCTGCTGTCTATACTGCAACGCTTTGGACTATCTACTGATAGTGCTAAAAATGGCAAAGAAGCACTGACCAAAATAATGGAAGCCGATAAACAGAACGCCCCTTATCAAATAGTCTTTATGGATTGGAAGATGCCCATTATGAATGGCTTGGATTGCATTAGAACCTTTCAATCAATTCCTCTATCGATTCAACCAAAAACCATCCTTATTACTGCTGTCGGTAAAGATGAACTGGACGATCAAATAAAAGACTTGAACTTACATGGAGCGATAACCAAACCAGTTAATGCCTCTATATTACTAAATTTAGTCATGTCAGCATTCGGTCATCAACTTTCTTATAAAGGTAGAAGAGTCAAAAGGCGAGACTCAGAACGACAGATTGCACAACAGCTTGCGGGAAAACACATCCTACTGGTTGAAGATAACGAAATTAACCAAGAGCTTGCATCTGACCTATTAACAGATGTCAAAATAAACGTAACTGTGGCCAACCACGGACAGGAGGCACTAGACCTATTAAATAGCTCACAAGCATTTGATTGTGTACTAATGGATGTGCAAATGCCCATTATGGATGGTTACACAGCAACTCATGAAATTCGTAAACTGCCTAGATTCAGCAATCTCCCCATTATCGCCATGACAGCCAACGCCATGAAAGAAGACCTTGATGCCGCATTAGACAGCGGCATGAATGCACATTTAACGAAACCGATCCAAGTAGCAGAAATGTATAAAACATTAGCTCATTGGATGAAAACCGACTCTGACAGCTTAGTTACAACCGACACTACGACAGAAAGCAATATCGCAGAAAAATCACTTTCGTCATTAATAAACACACCTGAACACACTCCAAATATTCTGCCTGACACCTTGTATGGGATTGATATCGCATTAGGTTTGAAAACAACCAATCAGAACAAAAACCTCTACCACAAAATTTTAGTTAAGTTTCGTAACACTCAGCAGCAGTTTGAAAATGAATTTGTAAAAGCCAAATCAGCAGACGATAAAGAACTAATGACTCGATTGGCTCATACGCTAAAAGGATTAGCCGGTAATATCGGGGCGAAACACTTACAAACGCTAACCGATATATTAGAAAAAGGCAGTCCACATCAATGGAACATCAAAATGGAGTCGTGCTTTACAGAATCTATAGCAGAACTGGGATTGATTATCTCAGACTTACAAAAGCTAGATACTATGACAAACACAAGAAGCACCAGTTCTAAAAGAGCTATCAGTGCGACAGAGCTTGCTGCCCTATTGCAACAATTAGAACAGGAATTAAAAGATGACGATACAGCGGCGACAGATACACTAGAACCATTACTGGATACGCCGTTCGACGATAAAGCTAAACGCATACTTAAAGAATTGGCGAACAATATAGATGAATATGATTTTGATAAGGCGTTGGAGAACTTGCGTCAATTCTCTGAAGCGGTGAAATCATAA
- a CDS encoding ATP-binding response regulator: protein MTTSEQKHYPVSTQILIVDRFETMRKVIAHQLASLGWDHVLMAENDKKAQHLLQTQKVDLIISGLPGAELLESVRMSDKLKHLAFLMITAEIDRTQIVKCINAGVSDLIVKPYTSQRLLKGIQNASAWCNRHKTPSVITTANIPSSHILDTEISSTYTPNILIVDDIPANLHLLSEIFKDEYKVRVAKDGAKALSMCRSDTPPDLVLLDVMMPDMDGFEVARRMRDHPSSENIPIIFVTAINTDEAQLKGLQLGAVDFINKPVDPVIVKPRVANFLRYVRLHKQLQADYDGMLEAAQLREDVEQITSHDFKTPLDTIITLVHAMLGGENDSLDHKQALQQIEQCALQVLDKVNLSSELYNVEMGNYTLVKRSVSIEEILKKIMSFCLIEFSTKSLNIVLKSAHSDSSNYAMTEVLGDQGLCYTIFQHLIKNACEAAPPKTPIMISVSNGNPVNITIRNMGAVPQKIRSRFFDKYITFGKADGEGLGTYAAKRLVEVQSGNIGVSVSDTPTPHGVTSVIVTLPRFTALESTTL, encoded by the coding sequence ATGACCACTAGTGAACAAAAACACTATCCAGTAAGTACTCAGATCTTAATTGTGGATCGATTTGAAACTATGCGAAAAGTAATCGCCCACCAATTAGCTAGTCTCGGGTGGGATCATGTGCTGATGGCAGAAAATGACAAAAAGGCACAGCATTTATTACAAACACAAAAGGTAGATTTAATTATATCGGGCTTACCTGGGGCTGAATTGTTAGAAAGTGTGCGTATGAGTGACAAGCTTAAGCACCTTGCTTTTCTGATGATAACAGCAGAAATAGATAGGACTCAGATTGTAAAATGCATTAACGCAGGTGTCAGTGATTTAATTGTTAAGCCATATACCTCTCAGCGCTTACTAAAAGGCATACAAAACGCCAGTGCATGGTGTAATCGACACAAAACCCCGTCGGTTATAACGACAGCTAACATTCCTTCTAGCCATATACTAGATACAGAAATTAGCAGCACTTACACGCCAAATATTCTTATAGTAGACGACATTCCTGCTAACCTCCATTTACTGTCTGAGATTTTTAAAGACGAATACAAGGTCAGGGTTGCCAAAGATGGTGCGAAAGCCCTTTCAATGTGCCGTTCTGATACTCCCCCTGATCTAGTGTTGTTGGATGTCATGATGCCTGATATGGATGGTTTTGAAGTTGCAAGGCGGATGCGAGACCACCCAAGCTCTGAAAATATCCCCATTATTTTTGTGACGGCGATAAATACCGATGAAGCCCAGCTTAAAGGCTTGCAGCTGGGGGCTGTTGATTTTATTAATAAGCCTGTGGATCCTGTGATAGTAAAACCCCGAGTGGCCAATTTCTTGCGTTATGTAAGGCTGCATAAGCAACTTCAAGCAGACTATGACGGCATGTTAGAAGCGGCCCAATTAAGAGAAGATGTTGAGCAGATTACCAGTCATGATTTCAAAACACCTCTTGATACTATTATTACGCTGGTTCATGCAATGCTAGGAGGTGAAAACGATTCGTTGGATCATAAGCAAGCATTGCAGCAAATAGAGCAATGTGCGCTGCAGGTGTTAGATAAGGTTAACCTGTCTTCAGAGCTTTATAATGTGGAAATGGGAAACTACACTTTGGTAAAACGTTCAGTTTCTATAGAAGAGATTCTAAAAAAGATAATGAGTTTTTGTTTAATAGAGTTCTCCACAAAATCACTCAATATCGTTTTAAAAAGTGCTCATTCCGATTCTTCGAATTATGCCATGACAGAGGTGTTGGGCGATCAAGGTCTTTGTTATACGATTTTTCAACATTTGATTAAAAATGCATGTGAAGCCGCGCCACCCAAAACCCCAATCATGATCTCTGTTTCGAATGGTAATCCAGTGAATATTACTATCCGAAACATGGGGGCTGTACCACAAAAAATCAGGAGTCGCTTTTTCGATAAATACATTACCTTTGGTAAGGCTGACGGTGAAGGCCTAGGGACTTATGCGGCTAAACGCCTTGTCGAGGTACAAAGTGGCAATATTGGTGTGAGTGTGTCTGATACCCCTACACCTCATGGGGTAACGTCGGTCATTGTAACCTTGCCAAGGTTTACTGCATTGGAGTCAACCACTCTTTAG
- a CDS encoding MFS transporter: protein MIKAKSMASFINRRLILVTVISALLASVLSALYTLVEFNFSIKPELLKKADAIVQVVHDDVELAIGAGVPIDQIRGMDDYLSDTLQKYPELTFIAVVSKNNSPLYTAGVLTDLTETKNLLDENKTVSYFQASFKDRLILIQQELIGLLPSVANDEGGDVYDMDILLDEKKVGGVFVGLNSSFIRTQLADIFFDIAIVLIAVLLVCFEVVMVVVMFYVSGPLEESESILKRQMDGNFSVKASVDAKGTIGHFVVKLNEDSKALQGKFSRVFSKIVGGNKVEKKAGDEVQTRLQMLAEKFHLQGRLSMRNGDILDARIPLFVFSFAEELQKSFMPLFVAEYYEPNQWVSRDVMLGLPISVFMLVIAVSTPFAAKWVDRWGQKPLFLIGLIPAIAGYLGCAFAENSTEIVISRGITALGYALITISCQSYIAAVVSSENRAKGMAIFVGVLMTATMCGTALGAIIADRIGYQPVFFISAVLATFAGFLAWRMFSGSVDVSEKKGGANNGGGSVILLAKNLKFVAIILCCAIPAKIVLTGFLYFMVPLYLVSLDASQSEIGRIMMIYSLTIIPLSPIASSIADKTKKMKELVVLGTVLSGAILISLYGEASFYKILLAVALMGIAHSILKAPLIASALEAAESTPEVGRTSVLGILRTSERIGSVLGPVVVASLLAYYDYGQTMAIVGFGILAAGLMMLIFLKRSEKELVGAEA from the coding sequence ATGATTAAAGCAAAAAGTATGGCAAGCTTTATTAATCGTCGCTTAATTCTTGTTACTGTCATAAGTGCATTGTTGGCATCGGTGCTAAGTGCCTTATATACCTTGGTTGAATTTAATTTTTCCATTAAGCCTGAACTGCTTAAAAAGGCAGACGCCATTGTGCAGGTTGTGCATGATGATGTCGAATTGGCTATTGGGGCAGGTGTACCAATAGATCAGATTAGAGGGATGGATGACTATTTGTCCGATACTCTTCAAAAATACCCAGAATTGACTTTTATTGCTGTTGTCTCCAAAAACAATTCACCTTTATATACTGCAGGTGTCTTAACTGATTTGACGGAAACGAAGAATTTATTGGATGAAAATAAAACTGTTTCCTATTTTCAGGCCTCTTTTAAAGATCGTCTTATTTTGATTCAGCAAGAGCTGATTGGTTTGCTACCTTCGGTCGCCAATGATGAAGGTGGAGATGTCTATGATATGGATATCTTGCTGGATGAGAAGAAGGTTGGTGGTGTTTTTGTTGGTTTAAATTCGAGTTTTATTCGTACGCAGCTGGCTGATATTTTCTTTGATATCGCAATTGTTTTGATTGCCGTTCTTCTTGTTTGCTTTGAAGTGGTCATGGTTGTGGTCATGTTCTACGTTTCGGGTCCTCTTGAGGAATCCGAATCTATCTTAAAAAGACAGATGGATGGCAATTTTTCTGTGAAAGCATCTGTCGATGCTAAAGGAACAATTGGGCATTTTGTTGTGAAGCTGAACGAGGACTCAAAAGCCCTTCAAGGTAAGTTTTCCCGAGTTTTTTCAAAAATAGTCGGTGGAAATAAAGTCGAGAAAAAAGCAGGTGATGAGGTGCAGACTCGTTTGCAAATGCTGGCTGAGAAGTTTCACCTTCAAGGTCGCTTGTCGATGAGAAATGGCGATATTCTTGATGCCAGAATTCCCCTTTTTGTTTTTTCATTCGCAGAAGAGTTGCAAAAGTCTTTTATGCCGCTTTTTGTAGCGGAATATTATGAGCCGAATCAATGGGTCTCTCGTGATGTAATGCTTGGTTTGCCTATCTCTGTGTTTATGTTGGTCATCGCCGTTTCGACACCATTTGCAGCTAAATGGGTCGATCGTTGGGGTCAAAAACCTCTGTTTTTAATTGGTCTTATTCCGGCTATTGCAGGTTATCTTGGTTGTGCATTTGCTGAAAATAGTACGGAAATCGTGATTTCACGTGGTATCACTGCATTAGGATATGCCTTGATTACGATAAGTTGTCAGAGCTATATCGCTGCGGTTGTTTCTTCCGAGAATAGAGCGAAAGGGATGGCTATTTTTGTTGGTGTCTTAATGACGGCGACTATGTGTGGAACGGCCCTTGGAGCGATTATTGCGGATCGAATCGGCTATCAACCTGTGTTCTTTATTTCAGCTGTATTGGCTACTTTTGCAGGTTTTCTTGCCTGGAGGATGTTTTCGGGTTCTGTTGATGTATCCGAGAAAAAAGGTGGGGCTAATAACGGCGGCGGTAGTGTCATACTTTTGGCAAAAAATCTTAAATTTGTTGCCATTATTTTATGTTGCGCTATTCCAGCTAAGATAGTGTTGACAGGTTTTCTTTACTTTATGGTTCCTCTTTATCTTGTTTCATTGGATGCAAGCCAGTCTGAAATTGGTCGCATAATGATGATTTACTCTTTAACCATTATTCCACTAAGCCCAATCGCTTCTAGTATTGCTGATAAAACGAAAAAGATGAAAGAGCTGGTTGTATTGGGGACCGTTTTATCCGGTGCAATTCTAATTTCTCTCTATGGTGAGGCTTCTTTCTATAAGATTCTTTTAGCCGTTGCCCTGATGGGGATTGCGCACTCTATTTTGAAAGCGCCTTTGATTGCCTCTGCTTTGGAAGCGGCTGAGTCTACTCCAGAAGTTGGTCGTACGAGTGTGTTGGGTATTTTGAGAACCTCGGAACGAATCGGTAGTGTGCTAGGGCCTGTGGTTGTTGCGAGTCTCTTGGCATATTACGACTATGGTCAAACCATGGCGATTGTTGGTTTTGGTATCTTGGCTGCTGGATTGATGATGTTGATTTTCTTGAAACGCTCTGAAAAAGAGTTGGTTGGAGCAGAGGCATGA
- a CDS encoding ABC transporter substrate-binding protein has product MKKIVIALLTFFAASFVSNVQANEQVKTIYMVVWRGCEEACQGFKSYFEDSGLPVNIIVRNANRKKSKLEGFVEEAKSLHPDLVVTWGTSVSKEVIGTIKDFGEGTRLGDIPAMFMIVADPIGAGITNSDEVSGRRSVTGIRNRISDEVQIRAMREYFPVNKIGVIYSESELNSVLNTANLQVISKDMGFTLYREVYKLDEKGVPYPDQFDRLVSTLAKKDVDVIYVGSSSYNLDNADKFTQAALVHKIPVASAYDMMVTHSKALISVSNKYYRVGRLAGNQAKKVVFEDKTPGELEIAQLSQFSIAINMDVAKEIGLFPPIQLIRFADLVSSKNN; this is encoded by the coding sequence ATGAAAAAAATAGTGATTGCATTACTGACTTTTTTTGCCGCTTCGTTTGTTTCAAATGTTCAGGCAAACGAACAAGTTAAAACGATTTATATGGTTGTCTGGCGTGGATGTGAAGAAGCGTGTCAGGGGTTTAAAAGCTACTTTGAAGACAGTGGTTTACCAGTCAATATCATTGTTCGAAATGCAAATAGAAAGAAAAGTAAATTAGAAGGTTTTGTTGAAGAGGCAAAGTCATTGCACCCAGACCTTGTTGTTACTTGGGGAACTTCGGTCAGTAAAGAGGTGATTGGTACTATCAAAGATTTTGGTGAAGGAACTCGCCTTGGTGATATTCCTGCGATGTTTATGATTGTGGCGGATCCCATCGGGGCAGGCATTACCAATTCGGATGAGGTCAGTGGTCGAAGAAGCGTTACCGGTATTCGCAATAGAATCTCAGATGAAGTCCAGATTAGAGCAATGAGAGAGTATTTCCCAGTTAATAAAATTGGTGTTATCTATTCGGAGTCAGAACTTAATTCGGTGTTGAATACGGCGAATTTGCAAGTCATCTCTAAGGATATGGGCTTCACTTTATATAGAGAGGTTTATAAATTAGATGAAAAAGGTGTTCCATATCCAGATCAATTTGATCGTTTAGTCTCCACTCTAGCTAAAAAAGACGTTGATGTAATTTATGTCGGCTCGAGTTCATATAATCTTGATAATGCAGATAAATTTACGCAGGCGGCTTTGGTGCACAAGATTCCAGTAGCCAGTGCCTACGACATGATGGTTACGCACTCAAAAGCATTAATTTCGGTTTCTAATAAATATTATCGAGTAGGGCGTTTAGCAGGGAATCAAGCTAAAAAAGTCGTCTTTGAAGATAAAACGCCTGGAGAGTTAGAGATTGCCCAATTGAGCCAATTCTCTATCGCAATAAATATGGATGTGGCAAAGGAAATTGGTCTATTTCCACCGATACAGCTTATTCGCTTTGCGGATTTGGTTAGTTCAAAAAATAATTAA